Genomic segment of Streptosporangium sp. NBC_01755:
GATCGTCCCCGTCCTCACGGACGAAGCTGAGCACCGCCGGGTTGCTGGACCACAGCTCGTTGTAGACGCCGGTGCCGAAGACCGGGTGTTCCCGGCGGATCGCCAGCATGTTCCTGGTGAAGTGGAGCAGCGAGGCGGGGTTCCGCTGCTGCGCCTCCACGTTGACCGCCTGGTAGCCGTAGATCGGGTCCATCACGGCGGGCAGGTAGAGGCGTCCGGGATCGGCCGTGGAGAAGCCCGCGTTGCGGTCGGGGCTCCACTGCATCGGGGTGCGGACCGCGTCGCGGTCCTCCAGCCAGATGTTGTCACCCATGCCGATCTCGTCGCCGTAGTACATGACCGGGGAGCCGGGCAGCGAGAGCAGCAGTGCGGTGAACAGCTCGATCTGGTCGCGGTCGTTCTCCAGCAGCGGGGCGAGGCGGCGCCGGATGCCGAGGTAGGCTCGCATGCGCGGGTCCTTGGCATACTCGGCGTGCATGTAGTCGCGCTCCTCCTCGGTGACCGTCTCAAGCGTCAGCTCGTCGTGGTTACGGAGGAAGATGCCCCACTGGCCGCTCTCGGGGAGCTTCGGGGTCCGCGACATGATCTCGGAGATCGGCTCGCGGCTGCCCCGCCGCACGCCCATGAAGATGCGCGGCATGAGCGGGAAGTGGAAGGCCATGTGGCACTCGTCGCCGCCGGCCGCGGGATCGCCGAAGTACTCGACCACGTCCTCGGGCCAGCCGTTGGCCTCGGCCAGCAGCACCCGGTCGGGGTAGAGGCGGTCGACCTCGGCGCGGACCTTCTTCAGGTAGGCGTGGGTCTCCGGCAGGCCGGAGCAGTCGGTGCCCTCGCGCTCGAAGAGGTAGGGCACCGCGTCGAGACGGAAGCCGTCGATGCCCAGGTCCAGCCAGAAACGCAGGACCTCCAGCATGGCCTCCTGGACCGCCGGGTTCTCGTAGTTCAGATCCGGCTGGTGGTGGAAGAAGCGGTGCCAGTAGTACTGCTTGCGGACCGGGTCATAGGTCCAGTTGGACTCCTCGGCGCCGACGAAGATGATCGGCGCGTCGGGATACCCGGTCGGATGATCGGACCAGACGTAGAAGTCGCCGTACGGGCCCTCGGGGTCGTGCCGGGACGCCTGGAACCAGGGGTGCTTGTCGCTGGTGTGGTTCATCACCAGGTCGGTGATGATGCGCAGGCCCCGCCGGTGCGCCGACTCGATCAGCTCCACGAAGTCTCCGAGATCGCCGAAGTCCGGCAGGATCTTCATGTAGTCGGAGATGTCGTAACCGCCGT
This window contains:
- the treS gene encoding maltose alpha-D-glucosyltransferase; this encodes MNPSPLPSPSPESVAEDFVSADPRWYKRAVFYEVLVRGFKDSNGDGTGDLRGLIEKLDYVQWLGVDCLWLLPLYESPLRDGGYDISDYMKILPDFGDLGDFVELIESAHRRGLRIITDLVMNHTSDKHPWFQASRHDPEGPYGDFYVWSDHPTGYPDAPIIFVGAEESNWTYDPVRKQYYWHRFFHHQPDLNYENPAVQEAMLEVLRFWLDLGIDGFRLDAVPYLFEREGTDCSGLPETHAYLKKVRAEVDRLYPDRVLLAEANGWPEDVVEYFGDPAAGGDECHMAFHFPLMPRIFMGVRRGSREPISEIMSRTPKLPESGQWGIFLRNHDELTLETVTEEERDYMHAEYAKDPRMRAYLGIRRRLAPLLENDRDQIELFTALLLSLPGSPVMYYGDEIGMGDNIWLEDRDAVRTPMQWSPDRNAGFSTADPGRLYLPAVMDPIYGYQAVNVEAQQRNPASLLHFTRNMLAIRREHPVFGTGVYNELWSSNPAVLSFVREDGDDLMLCVNNLSKYPQPVELDLCRFAGMTPVEARGGVHFPSVGTLPYLLTLPGHGFYWFSLKA